In Astatotilapia calliptera chromosome 23, fAstCal1.2, whole genome shotgun sequence, a genomic segment contains:
- the cltrn gene encoding collectrin isoform X2 gives MLEKILLLLSLSLSVAEGLCKPGVGEAYKVRFSIKTALGDQAYPWNKNEMFLFRAALAFAMRDFTNGEEFGVSDIHPCNETQRVSFWFVVTRPKTMDLVDKGTVEMAIKKSRNRINGAFLLTDKTLEFDGIYPTLAAPVSPDTPPWLIVFGVVMGAVSVGIIALLVYPLVQRKLKKNMDADDEDSDEETGVKTAENGANDGIYNSTFSDDERFTQM, from the exons ATGTTGGAAAAGATCTTGCTCCTGCTCAGTTTGTCACTTTCTGTGGCAGAAGGGCTCTGTAAACCAG GTGTTGGAGAAGCCTACAAAGTTCGATTCAGCATCAAAACCGCACTGGGAGATCAagct TATCCCtggaacaaaaatgaaatgttcCTTTTCCGGGCCGCTCTGGCTTTTGCCATGAGGGATTTCACTAACGGAGAAGAATTTGG GGTTTCAGACATCCATCCGTGTAACGAGACTCAGAGAGTGTCCTTCTGGTTTGTGGTGACGAGGCCGAAAACCATGGATCTTGTTGATAAAGGAACTGTGGAGATGGCTATAAA AAAATCGAGAAATCGAATCAACGGTGCTTTTCTGCTAACAGATAAAACTCTGGAGTTCGATGGCATCTATCCCACTCTGGCAGCACCGGTCTCCCCTGACACCCCTCCGTGGCTCATTGTCTTCGGGGTGGTCATGGGTGCAGTTAGCGTCGGCATCATCGCCCTGCTTGTGTATCCTCTGGTCCAAAGAAAACT GAAGAAAAACATGGATGCAGATGACGAGGACAGCGACGAAGAGACAGGGGTGAAAACGGCTGAAAACGGTGCAAATGACGGTATTTATAACTCGACGTTCTCGGACGATGAGCGATTCACGCAGATGTAA
- the cltrn gene encoding collectrin isoform X1: MQCSAVTAIVFYREDRLVQILLLLSLSLSVAEGLCKPGVGEAYKVRFSIKTALGDQAYPWNKNEMFLFRAALAFAMRDFTNGEEFGVSDIHPCNETQRVSFWFVVTRPKTMDLVDKGTVEMAIKKSRNRINGAFLLTDKTLEFDGIYPTLAAPVSPDTPPWLIVFGVVMGAVSVGIIALLVYPLVQRKLKKNMDADDEDSDEETGVKTAENGANDGIYNSTFSDDERFTQM, encoded by the exons ATGCAGTGCAGCGCAGTGACAGCCATTGTTTTTTACAGAGAGGACAGATTAGTTCAG ATCTTGCTCCTGCTCAGTTTGTCACTTTCTGTGGCAGAAGGGCTCTGTAAACCAG GTGTTGGAGAAGCCTACAAAGTTCGATTCAGCATCAAAACCGCACTGGGAGATCAagct TATCCCtggaacaaaaatgaaatgttcCTTTTCCGGGCCGCTCTGGCTTTTGCCATGAGGGATTTCACTAACGGAGAAGAATTTGG GGTTTCAGACATCCATCCGTGTAACGAGACTCAGAGAGTGTCCTTCTGGTTTGTGGTGACGAGGCCGAAAACCATGGATCTTGTTGATAAAGGAACTGTGGAGATGGCTATAAA AAAATCGAGAAATCGAATCAACGGTGCTTTTCTGCTAACAGATAAAACTCTGGAGTTCGATGGCATCTATCCCACTCTGGCAGCACCGGTCTCCCCTGACACCCCTCCGTGGCTCATTGTCTTCGGGGTGGTCATGGGTGCAGTTAGCGTCGGCATCATCGCCCTGCTTGTGTATCCTCTGGTCCAAAGAAAACT GAAGAAAAACATGGATGCAGATGACGAGGACAGCGACGAAGAGACAGGGGTGAAAACGGCTGAAAACGGTGCAAATGACGGTATTTATAACTCGACGTTCTCGGACGATGAGCGATTCACGCAGATGTAA